The region GGCTTTCTCTTCGGAGCAGGGCCGCTTAAAGGAACCTTCCATGAATGAATTACTGACTCGCCGCCACGTCGTGGCAGGTCTTGGCTTGCTCAGTCTCGGTCTGCTCGCCGGTTGCGATCCAAGCAGTGGTTTGTCGTACAAGTACGGTAAAGATTTGAGCAACGAAATCCTGGGCCGCAAGTTCAAGCTCAGGGATGCCGAAGGCAACGAAATGATGCTTGGCAGCTTCCGCGGCATGATGCCGATGATTTTCTTCGGTTTCACCCAGTGCCCGGCCGTGTGTCCGACGGCGCTGGCCCGTGCCGCGCAGATCAAGAAGATGATGGGCCCGGACGGTGACCGGCTGCAGGTGGTGTTTATCACCGTCGATCCTGAACGCGACAAGCCGGCCATGCTCGATGCCTACGTCAAAGCCTTCGACCCGAGCTTTATTGCCCTGTCCGGTACATTGGAAGAAACCGCGGCAACGGCTAAAGAGTTCAAGGTGTTCTACGAAAAGATCCCGACCGGGTCCTCGTACACGATGTCCCACACCGCGACCAGTTTCGTCTTTGATTCCCGCGGTGTGTTGCGCCTGGGCCTCTCGCCCTCGCTCTCGGCCAAACAGTGCACCGAAGACCTGCTGACCGTGATGTCGGTCTGCTAATCAACGCCTACCTTGCGAGAGACAAAACCATGAAGCCTGTTAAATACCTGTTGCTGTCGTTGCTGGGCATGAGCCTGCAGGTTTCTGCACAAACAGTGGTAGAGGATGCCTGGGTCCGTGCAACGGTCGCCGGACAGCCCTCGAGCGGTGCGTTCATGCACATCACCTCGACCACCGACAGCAAGCTGATCGACGTCAAATCCCCGGTTGCCGGAACGGTGCAAATCCATCAATCAACCATGGAAAACGACGTCATGAGCATGAAGTCAGTGGCCTCCGTGGCGTTGCCGGCCGGCAAGACCGTCAACATTGACCCTGAGGGTTATCACGTGATGTTGATGGACCTGGTCGGGCAGATCAAGGATGGCCAGGATGTGCCGCTGACGCTGGTGGTGGAAAATGCCAAGGGCGAGAAAGAGTCGATCGAAGTCACGGCCAAGGCCCGTGCCCTCAACAGCATGCCCATGCACCACCATGACCACGGTGCCATGCACTGACCGGTCAACCGGACATGGGCCTGCACACTATCCGTGCAGTGACGGCTGCCGAGGTTCCTGATGTTCTGGACTTTGTCATGCAGGCCCGGGCCGGACTGTTCCCGGCGCTAAGCGCCGGGGGCTTGCCGGCTGACCTGGCTGATTTTCGCCAGGTGTACCTGGAGGGCGAGGGGCGTTTTCTGATCGCCGTTGAAAACAGCCGGATAATCGGCTCTATCGGCTATCTACCCTACGACCGGCGCTTTGCGCAGCTCGATTATCGTGGCGCCAGGGTGGTGGAGGTCGTACGCCTGTTTGTGCTGCCCGAATACCGTCGTGCGGGGTTGGCGCGAGCGCTGTACCGTGCAGTGCAAGCGCTGGCTGCCGACATCGGGGTTGAAGTGATGTATCTGCACACTCATCCGTTTCTGCCCGGCGCCATTGAGTTCTGGGGGCGGCAGGGGTTTACGGTGGTTGATGTGGAAACCGATCCGGTATGGCAAACCACCCACATGGAATACCGCCTGCCAGTCGCCTGACAGGTCAGAACCGTCCACTCAACGGGTATTCGACGGCCAGGCGGATCTGATCCGTGTCCAGCTCTGCCTGAGCTGTGTTCCCCCGATGTACGTTGTGTCGCAACGACACGACCGCGCCCTTGGCGGCACCGCTCTGTACCACATAGCGCGCTTCCAGATCCCGCTCCCAGTGCTTGCCTCCTTTTCCGTAACCCAGATAGGCATAACCGCCCCGTGGGTCCACATGGCTGCCGTCAATCTGGCTGCCGCGCACATAAGCCGCGCTCAAGATCAGGCCCGGCATGCCCCAGGGCGTCATTGCAAGGTCGTAGCGTGCTTGCCACGATTGCTCGTTGGGTGCGTTGAAGTCAGACAATTGCAGTGCGTTACTGATGAAAATGGCGCCGCGGGTCACGTAGTCGAACGGGGTGTCACCGTGAACTTTCTGATAACCCAGGCTGAAGCTGTGCGGGCCTTGGGCATAGGTGCTCAGCAAACTCCAGGTGGTGTTGTCGATGCGTCCTGACAGTGCCTTGCCTTCATCCGTGGTGCGATAAAGGTTGAGGTTGAATGTCAGTGAACGGTTATCGTCAATGGCGTGGCTGAAGGTGCCGCCCAGGTAATGCTGGTTCCAGGTGTCTTCATAGCGCGAGCTATAAAGGCTGGCGCTGAGGTGCTTGTCAGGGGTGTACACCAGCCCGGCAAGGTCGAATGCATCGCCCTTGAGCGCATTCGAGTAGTTCACCGCAAAGCCCTGGTTATGGCTGCTGGCGTTGCGGTCGGTGCTCTCGGTGAAATGCCCGGCAACCATCTTCAGGTGGTTGAACTCGTTGCTGGTGAGGAACACACCGGTCGCTGTTTCTGGCAGTAATCGGCTGTCAGATGAGCTGAACACCGGTGTTTTCACCCGCTGTTCGCCGTAAGAGACAACGGTTGAAGAGATGCGCAGCTTTAACGCGGCGCCCCCTCGGCTGTAATTGTCCTTGGGGTGACCGTCATTATCCAGACTGAGCAAGCGCGCTTTGCCGGCCCGGCCACCACCGCTGTCCAGCTTGAGCCCGAGGTAGGCGTGGGCATCGACGCCTGCCCCGATCAAGCCCTGGGTAAAACCCGACTGCCAGGTGCCCATCAGGCCGTAGGCCCATTCTTCGGCGGCGTCATTGCGCTCTGAGCGAGGCTTGTAAGCATTGCGTGCAGCACCGTTACGGTCGCCGTGGCGATATTTACGACTGTCGTAGACCGTGCGATTGAGCACGCTCCAGGTGCTGTCTTCGATAAAACCGTTGGCGCTGGACTGGTCGGAGTCGGCCATGACCATCGGGCTGACAAGAGCAATCAACAGCGCGGAACGGCTGGCAACGGCAGTCATTTCGCGACCTGGCGGGACTGAAGGGCAAGGTTCAGGCGATCCAGCGTACGCTTGGGCAGCGTGGCAGGCAACACAGGGGCTGTCGCTGAAGGTGCGCCGACCTGGATCAACATCACCATGCCCATTGCCAGGTGTGGAATGCACTGGATGCCGTAGAGGCCCGGGACGGCAAAGGTCTGCTCTGTCTCCTGGTTGATCTGGCCCTTGAACGCCTGTGCGCCTTCAGGCAGCACGTCCGGCAGGCTGGCGGCGTTGTGACCGCTCTGGGTCGGGATGAATTTGACCGTATCACCGGGGGCAATCTGCAGGTAGTCCGGCTCATACACCATGCCCGCGTGAGCACTGCGGGTGAGCATCTTGACTTCATGGACTTGTCCGAGCGCAGACGAGCAAAGAACGGCCGAGGCCAGTAATAGTGTCAGAGAAGAAATTCGCATGTGTCGCCATCCATAAAAACGATCAAGAGGAACGAAATCGCAGAATCTGCGCACCGTCAAAAGGGTCGGTCAGGTAATGCGCCTGCACGCCGAACGTGGTCAGCAACCGCTGTGGCGTCAGCACGGCCAGTGGTTCGCCCAGGGCCACCAGCCGGCCCCGGTCGAGGATTGCCAGTCGATCACAGCTCAATGCCTGATTGAGGTCATGCAACGCAATCAATGTGGTAACCGGCAGGGCCTGGACGCCTTTGAGAATGGCCAACTGATGCTGGATATCCAGGTGGTTGGCGGGTTCATCCAGCAACAGGATTTGTGGACGCTGGGCCAGTGCCCGGGCGATATGTACACGCTGGCGCTCGCCCCCCGAGAGGCTGCCCCAGGTGCGACTGCGCAAATGTGTGGCATCCACATCACTCAGTGCTTGCTGCACAATGGCATCGTCATTGCGCGACCACGGGCTCAGCGCCGAGAGCCAGGGCGTGCGGCCCAGGGCAACCGCGTCGAAGACACTGATCGAATCATGGGTGTCGGCCTGTTGCTCAACCACCGCGAGCATTTGCGCAATGCTGCGTCGGGACAGATGCTTGAACGATTGCCCCTGCATCTGGACGCTGCCGTGGCTGGCCGCACGCAAACCGGCCAGCAACTTGAGCAGGGTGGACTTGCCCGCACCGTTCGGCCCGACGATTCCCAGCGTCTCGCCGCGCCGGACATTCAGGTCGATGCCGTGCAGCAGTTCAACATCTCGAACCCGGTACCCCAGGTTTCGGCAACTCAGCACAGCTTCACCAACCAGGGACGCGATGGCATTCATCGGGCAGGCCTCCGGCCAATCAGGATCAAGGCAAATACCGGGGCGCCCACCAGTGCCGTCACCACGCCAACCGGAATCACCTGACCCTTGATCAGGGTGCGCGACAGGATATCGGCGGCGATCAGGAACAAAGCCCCGCCCAGGGCGCTGGCAGGCAGCAAACGCGCGTGGCCGGTACCCAGCAACAGTCTGGCGGCATGGGGGATGACCAGCCCGACAAAACCAATCGAGCCGACGATCGAAACCATCACGGCGGCGACCAATGCCGCACAGCTGATCAACGTGAACTGCACCCGCCGTACCGGGATGCCCAGCGAAGCCGCGGAGTCCGCACCGAAGGTGAAGGCATCCAGTGCACGTCGGTGCCACAGGCAAACCGCCAGGCCGAACAGCGCGACAGGCACC is a window of Pseudomonas taetrolens DNA encoding:
- a CDS encoding SCO family protein codes for the protein MNELLTRRHVVAGLGLLSLGLLAGCDPSSGLSYKYGKDLSNEILGRKFKLRDAEGNEMMLGSFRGMMPMIFFGFTQCPAVCPTALARAAQIKKMMGPDGDRLQVVFITVDPERDKPAMLDAYVKAFDPSFIALSGTLEETAATAKEFKVFYEKIPTGSSYTMSHTATSFVFDSRGVLRLGLSPSLSAKQCTEDLLTVMSVC
- a CDS encoding copper chaperone PCu(A)C; translated protein: MKPVKYLLLSLLGMSLQVSAQTVVEDAWVRATVAGQPSSGAFMHITSTTDSKLIDVKSPVAGTVQIHQSTMENDVMSMKSVASVALPAGKTVNIDPEGYHVMLMDLVGQIKDGQDVPLTLVVENAKGEKESIEVTAKARALNSMPMHHHDHGAMH
- a CDS encoding GNAT family N-acetyltransferase — its product is MGLHTIRAVTAAEVPDVLDFVMQARAGLFPALSAGGLPADLADFRQVYLEGEGRFLIAVENSRIIGSIGYLPYDRRFAQLDYRGARVVEVVRLFVLPEYRRAGLARALYRAVQALAADIGVEVMYLHTHPFLPGAIEFWGRQGFTVVDVETDPVWQTTHMEYRLPVA
- a CDS encoding OprD family porin, with amino-acid sequence MTAVASRSALLIALVSPMVMADSDQSSANGFIEDSTWSVLNRTVYDSRKYRHGDRNGAARNAYKPRSERNDAAEEWAYGLMGTWQSGFTQGLIGAGVDAHAYLGLKLDSGGGRAGKARLLSLDNDGHPKDNYSRGGAALKLRISSTVVSYGEQRVKTPVFSSSDSRLLPETATGVFLTSNEFNHLKMVAGHFTESTDRNASSHNQGFAVNYSNALKGDAFDLAGLVYTPDKHLSASLYSSRYEDTWNQHYLGGTFSHAIDDNRSLTFNLNLYRTTDEGKALSGRIDNTTWSLLSTYAQGPHSFSLGYQKVHGDTPFDYVTRGAIFISNALQLSDFNAPNEQSWQARYDLAMTPWGMPGLILSAAYVRGSQIDGSHVDPRGGYAYLGYGKGGKHWERDLEARYVVQSGAAKGAVVSLRHNVHRGNTAQAELDTDQIRLAVEYPLSGRF
- a CDS encoding pseudoazurin; translation: MRISSLTLLLASAVLCSSALGQVHEVKMLTRSAHAGMVYEPDYLQIAPGDTVKFIPTQSGHNAASLPDVLPEGAQAFKGQINQETEQTFAVPGLYGIQCIPHLAMGMVMLIQVGAPSATAPVLPATLPKRTLDRLNLALQSRQVAK
- a CDS encoding ABC transporter ATP-binding protein, which encodes MNAIASLVGEAVLSCRNLGYRVRDVELLHGIDLNVRRGETLGIVGPNGAGKSTLLKLLAGLRAASHGSVQMQGQSFKHLSRRSIAQMLAVVEQQADTHDSISVFDAVALGRTPWLSALSPWSRNDDAIVQQALSDVDATHLRSRTWGSLSGGERQRVHIARALAQRPQILLLDEPANHLDIQHQLAILKGVQALPVTTLIALHDLNQALSCDRLAILDRGRLVALGEPLAVLTPQRLLTTFGVQAHYLTDPFDGAQILRFRSS